The Vigna angularis cultivar LongXiaoDou No.4 chromosome 9, ASM1680809v1, whole genome shotgun sequence DNA window aattcagcaaataataaattttattaaaaaaagcttcaaataacttttttaatatcatattaaaagataaactttaaatatattttaaattatataaaatcaacttataatatgtaattttgtcttatattttttgaaaaagatgaatagaaaagaaaaggaagttgTGATGATAAGGTTGAGCATGAGAGACAAATATGTGggtcaaaagaatatttaagtAGTATTGGAGAATTGGGAATTGTTGTAAGTGAAGAAGTTGAGGAATCTAGAGAAGACGGTTATGTTATGTTTTGTGTGTGATTGAGAAgtatatgatttgatttttcattttcatcatagGAAGGTTTCTAGGAAGCTGCCTTTGGTGGGAACAAAAGGATATTCTACTTCAGACGTAATCTTCAGTTCCATTCTTTGCCTTCCATGAACCTTCCTcttcttcaatttctatttcaaattttcatattctgTCGTCTTCTCAATCAATCATATACATCACAAGGGccataataatttatttcttcagTAATCACAACCTTTCCACATGGGCCATGTAATTCTCAATCgcaacattttattatttttttatatttcttttttcaaatcatATCTAGTTTTACTTTGGTTTgctttctttgcattttatatttCTCTTCCTTTGCTTTCTTTCGCAACATGCCCTTTTCACGTGTTTCACAACTCTACCAATCATAGTTAATCATTGTTTAGTGGCAATTTTTTATGATCATAATAAACTAATTAGCAACTTTTGATGATTAAGTTTTGTTGATTTTAAGcgtaaaacatgaaaaaaaagttGGATTTTAAAGAGGTAAAAAGAGAAGTAGGTTTCACGAATTGATAAAGGTAGTATTCTATTTCCACATAAGAAAACAAGAGAGTTGGAAatcttttgttgttttggtttaaaTATTGTTCAAGTTGTTATATGGTTCTTGGAATGATTGACGAAGACGCAAGTATCGAATACGATCGATCATGCAGAATGAAGTACTGTTGAACTGTTGGATTTAGGCATGAGAATAATGCTTCTGATTTTTGTGCCGACTTGCATAATGTGAGAACACAAActtcaaatcaaaataaattgaagattgtgttttattttttattttttaaattaaagaaaaattcgtCCAATCATACTTAATAATGTATTAGCTTCATTATGTTATCATCCTGTTTTATGAAGTTGTTTAGGCAATTTACTTTTTAAGAGATTTAATTAAGTTTCGgggtttttttatttatcaatatgagtatttttaattgagtgcttaatagaaatttttagcttataattttaatttatctattaaGGAAGTGACATGactcttattttttatagtcgctttatttatttattagtgttaataaatataagacTTTGTGGTTAATATGGTTGATAcgagattttgattttttttgttaaaaatttgttgGATAATGATGTCATGCTTTCCATTAGTTTTCATGTTATTATTAGATGATAAAAAATACTGGTATTAGATAAAAAATACTGTTTGGTTGTTATTTTCGGATTTTTATTAAATAGGTTAGGTGTATGTGATTGTCATTCGTACTTATCAGTATTTGttatttgcaaaaaaaaatttaaaattaaaattaattaaaatgaaaattaatttatattttattatattaaatttaattaaaatcaaattttaatttatatttaatttaatttattttttgtaattttatttagatttgttttataaatttataaaatatttttttaaaatattcatagatAACTATTTAtgctttcaaattttaaatacgcataaatattattaaattgatatCTAGccattacaataaataaatacttttattacgGAGATACTATTCATATCTTACCTGACATATTATCATTCCTAATTACTTCCTATAAGTATTGTCGTCACCGCTCTGTTaatataaacaaagaaaaattctcTTATAatccaatatatttttaataaaaataatcgtTCTTCTTCTTAATATATAGAGTAAAGTAAGACGACTAAGTAAAATATCAATCATACTatctttaaaaagttaaataaaagaaatataaaaaaagtttgagGATTGAATAAACTAAGAACTCTTTGTAAAcgattaaaaacttaaaatctttttaaaattgacaTTGTCATCAAAATTCTTTTGGAGCTATAAcatattattgtaataaaagCATAGAGTATTTTATCAAATTGCAAATTTCAATTTACTACTACCATTCCCCAGCTTATAAACAAAGAGTATTtgaacaaattataaatttcaattttcagcACAATGGTATCATGGCCAACCAATATTGccattttataaagaaaattctcTATACCAGATGAATACAATTCTAAACTTTCTTGCTCAATATAAAGCATGTTGAAcattttttatgcttaaaaaaatttatatatatatatatatatatatatatatatatatatatatatatacacacacacacacaggaCTCACATAAAAACACAGATTCACtggtataataataataagaacaaGAAAGTGTCAAAGAAtcaaaataactatatattGTTCAAACTTAAATAGactagaataaaatattgtcAACATAATGATCTGGAATAGGATGGTTGATCTTAACTTACATGTAAGAGTGGGATAAAAAATTTGCAATATACTTAGCATCACAGCAGAGAGagaagttttattttctaacaCAAAGACACATATCACCTTTCATGATTCAATACAGAAGAACTTAGTCacttgaatatattaaattaatccACTCCCGAGCAAAAACAATAGATAAATGTTGCAATTCTAGCAAATGCTGAGCTCTATTAGCTGAACTTAGTTCTTGTTTGTTGGATCCACTTTAGactattcattattattatacagCCTCAGGAACATGTTCACGTATGTTGGTACAACTAAAGTATTTTCAAACATCAAGATGTTTGCTGTATGGTTCAAAACTTCAACAGATTGAGTTGGCTCTCTGGTTTAGGCTAATATTACTATATTATCTTGTTTTCTGAACAACATtttcatttcatcaaacaattgTTTGCCTGAAATAAGTGCAGCAggagttttatatttattttatcaagtATCATAATGATATgcagaaaaaaaagtaataaaacatataacatcataCACACATAACAAAGAACGTGCCAACAGAATCAAAacactgatatatatatatatatatatatatatatatatatatatatatatatatatatatatatatatatatatatatgtatgtatgtatgtatgtgtgtgtgtgtcagACAGCAAGGCAATTACAACAGAGAGGAAGGGATATGTTTCTGAGCTCTATTGACTGAAACGAAGGTTTTGTCTGATCAGATTTAGAAGATTCACTTATTTTATACAACTTCAGAAAACTTTTAGGAATACAATTATGTATGTTAGCATaattaatagtatttttaaatattaaacttcaACAGATTAGGTTCATACTATAATATGTTTTGTACATGTAACGATTTGTCTAAGGTGGAGTTTCTAAAGAAGAACCCCTCAGAATTTGGACTTTCCATCAGCATATGTAACAGTGGCAGAAGCTATAAGCAAATAAAGTATCAATGAAAAGCTAGTTTgttcaataatatttcatacAGCTCTTCAAAATTCCTCCAGCAGTTCCATATTACACAAGCACATTGGTAGTTAATTGATTTATTAACGATATTCTTCAACTCTAAAGTCCAGTGAAGATAAATCAGTTTCATATATTGGCACGATTAGAAGAACAAAAAATAAGCTCCTCAATGTCTTTAATTCACATTTGCAAAAGCCTTGATGGTTCTTAACTTTCAGAGAAAAGAAGGAAATAAAGAGAGAACTGAGTTACTGGTTGGAGAAAAGTGGATAAATCAATTGTATTTCTGCTGTTATGTAGATTATGTCAACATGAAAGAAGCCTCTATTACACCCACATCTTGATTTGCTTTTACTTACATTTTTACATTTTGAACATGATTATTGAAAATCAATAGTTATAATTTTACgcaattcttctttttttcaatgtGTTTCTAAACAAATTATTAACCTTTCACTTCACCTCCACAACTCTTTATTAACTGAATAGCAGGCCTATTCTGATTAACACTTTACAATTATGGGAACTATTTTAACAAGTGATGGTACTAAAACAGGATTGCATTGTAATTAGTTTCGTGTGTTCGGTTCAGATAAATAAATACTGCAAGAGTTCTGCACAAGAATACCCCACAACTGAACATCAGTATGAAGTAAACTGTTGAAAGAACTGACTCTGACTGACAACACTTCCGTCTTATTCAACTATGACTTGTCATGCAAAAGCTTCAGTGGACAACAATTTGTCAGTGCAATAAACACCATTTTTCTGTAACTACATTGGTGCCATCTTCGACTTTGTTAATGAAATTCTTAAACTTCAGATTAAGTTTTTATGTAGCTTTACTATTGGAGTAATTGAAGAGGCAGTTTTTACTTAAACAATTGTATGGTCCACTTCAAGTTCTTGAGGATTATACCTTAGAGAAAAAAATGCTGAAGTTCTTAAGGATAATATACCATTGGAAATACTCCAAACGCTTAAGTTATGGATGACTAGAATCTGAAACAGCAAAAGACGTGCCATgcttatatattttactttaccCCTAGAAAGGATAAAAATCAATCTATACATGAAAGAAAGGACTACAAATAGCACATATTTCAGACAGTACATCCTGTTTCAATATGGGGGCacaaccaatatatatatatatatatatatatatatatatatatatatatatatatatatatatatatatatatatatatatatatatatatatatatatatatatatatatatatatatatatatatatatatatatatataaatgggataatgatacttttgacaacaattttttgataacattttaacactATCTATGTgttattctgtgattggtccatgttggtgtttatgattattattattgattgtagagtaattttggaccaattacagaatgacacgtaaatagtgttaaaatattatcaaaaaaatattgtcaaagtattattattcatatatatgtGAGGCCTATCTACTTAATTGACAGCTACAATGTCTCAACTTCACTCCCAGTGAAGATGGTTCACTGAGTTGAATGAGAGGTGTgtaattatcaaaatttgtgAACTTAGATCAGCAACAGCAGTATTATAATCCAAGTCATCAGGCTTTGGCAGCCGCTGTACTAATCTATACCGTATAGGGAGTTGAATGTTTGAAGTTGGCTTTAACACCTTTGAACCACTCACACATCTACCAAAACGCACCAGtgttattaaaacaaaaatcaccattcaaaTTTAGTGCGGTTTCAACATGAAGATTAGCAGCATTTAAGTTTGGACTGTGAATCTCAGCTACATCaggaaaattgaaataaaaagtcACAAATAACTCAGTGGATGAATCATCATCATAGATTGGTGGAGCATCAAAATCTACATTGGTAGCTGGATCACTCCATTCAAAATCATCAAAGTTATGCACAAATGGATCAACACTATTTTCAGAAAAGGCATCACAAGCGATATAATATTCAGCTGAAACATGAATATGTTGGGTTTTAAagtataagaaaaaacaaaacgaatgagaaactaatattttttattgagcATAAATAGtgaatatttatattacaaaataaaaacataatttgtaACCAACTTTAAGAAATATCTGCTgaataattaactaaataatgcataaaatcctaaataatatataaaatccTCCTAAAAAATATGATAGAAATACGTTTTTATTTAACTGATTTGACTCTTTCGACCACGTACTTTTTGAGTGAAAAAATTCCAACAATATTCAAAATTGCAATTAGGAACAGGATCCACATAGACATAGACAGCAGTATCTATAATGAAATCCTAAACTACTTAGAAAACAGTTTTCAATCAGAATTGCAACTAGTATAATGCAATGCTATGAATTCACATGATCATTTTGTGGGTTTTCTAATTCAGATTTGATAAAGGGAATCGAAGGCATTGTAAAGAAAACGAAAAtgggcaaaaaaaaaaaacagtaaaggATAATTAGCAATGAATAGAACAGTGCagaaacaaataaagaaagaagCAATTGAGAAGAACAATTTACGTTGCACTGAATTCAGTTCTGGAAAAGCTTTACATCTTCAGAAATTTGGAAACTAACCCATGTGAAACTGGAAACATACGAGTTGTTTCTTAGTAAAGGACCGTCTGTGTTGTATATCTGAACTGTGACAGATCAAAGTCTTACATAGGCTGAAGTGAAAATCAGAACTGGAAAAGAATTGGAGAAAACTGGTTGCAACGGATAACATATGTAAAATGATTACACTTGGTTCAACTTAACTACCCCTAACTAATCCTAGAAGTAATTCAATTAGCAGTTCACAATGTAAATTAACTCTTCAAGCTGCTTCAGCAGTTTTCCAGTAAGTCTTCAATTGGCAGCAACAACGGTATCCATTGCCTCATAATTCCCAACAACCCACACTTATTAACATTTTGAGTTCAAGTGATGCTACCTGCAGTGGTCTGTTGGATTGGAACTGAATAAATGAGCTGGAAGAGTCAATTTAAATTCTGAACTGCTAATATCTAAAAAATGTCAACATCTGACGCATTAGACAAAGACAGGTTCATACTTTTCAACTTGGCTACCATATCATCCCCATTCTCACGAATCAGTGCAATAATTTGAGAATTTGAGAAACCTGTTGCGAAATAGCAAGAGGCGTACCCTAGTAAGGAGTACACGTACGCTTACAAAAATACACGCGAAAAATTGAGATTGAAGAGCGGGTGTCCATTATCAACATTAAGAGCGAAAAGTTGAAGAACCCGCAAAAGGGTGATTGGAGAAACAGAGTTGAATACccaaatgagaaaataaaatagttttccAAGCGGGGAGGATAAAGAAGGGGTGTGGCTGAATTTGAAGGTAGGGTGttggagaagagagaaaagtgaAAGGTGGAATTACAAGAGTGAGGATTGTTGCGGATTGTTACGTGTGTGCAGTGTCCTGGCAAGATTGTTGGTTGTGTTGGATTATAAACTTCACATTTGGTAGGCTGGAGGCATGATTGGTGATTTGGTGGTGGGACGGTGGTCAGGTACGAGGATTCCCAATCTCACGAAAGAAATGcacagaaatataaaaaaatctaaacttTCCCAAATTCCCATGGTGTTTGGAGGTTAACAGTTCAAGGAAGGTTTCTTGCATACAATCCTAGGAGAAACACTCCcagttttaaaaagaaactcTGGATATGCAAGAAGACAGCTTAGTGGAGCAGACTCTATTCATTGCATCCAAACACCATGGTCAAGAGTTTATATACATCCAGCTCCATTTGATGCGCACCCATTTGGAGCTGGCTGCGTGGTGTTCTTGTGGCCGTCCGCTTTGAATGATGATGCCCATGAGACTGAACTGATGGTTGCTGGTGCGTGATTGGAAGCGTTGTTGCCTTGCGTGCTTCAGCAGGTTTTTTTTTGGTAGAGGAGAGGAAAATGTTGAGAAAAATTACAGAACCAGTTTGAAAGTGAATCAATGAAAAGATAGTTTGTccaataatatttcatacaGCTCTTTAAAATTCCTCCAGCAGTTCCATATGACACAAGCACATTTGTAGTTAATTGACTTCATAAATGATATTCTTCAACTCTAAAGTCCAGTGAAGATAAATCAGTTTCATATATTGGCACGATTAGAAGAACAAAAAATAAGCTCCTCAATGTTTTAATTCACATTTGCAAAAACCTTGATTCTTCTTAACTttcaaagaaaagaaggaaagaaagggaGAACTGAAAGTTACTGGATGGAGAAAAGTGGATAAATCAATTGTATTTTTGCTGTTATTTAGATTATGTCAAAATGGAAGCTTTTAACCCAAAGAAGACTCTATTACACCCATATCTTGATTTGTTTTACTTACATTTTTACATTTTGAACATGATTATTGAAAATCAATAGTTATAATTTTACGCAATTCTTTTTTTCAATGTGTTTCTAAACATATTATTAACCTTTCACTTCACCTCCACAACTCTTTATTAACTGAGTAGCAGGACTATTCTGATTAACACTTTACAATTATGGGAACTGTTTTAACAACTGATGGTACTAAAATAACGTTGCATTGGAATTAGTTTCGTGTGTTTGGTTCAGATAAATAAATACTGCAAGAGTTCTACACACAGAATACCCTACAACTGAACATCAGTCTGAAGTAAATTGTTGAAAGAACTGACTCTGACAGTCAACACTTCCGTCTTATTCAACTATGACTTGTCATGCAAAAGCTTCAGTGGACAGCAATTTGTCAGTGCAAATAAAAGCCATTTTTCTTAACCACATTGGGACCATCTTCGACTAGTTTATGAAATTCTTAAACTTTAGTTTGTATGTAGCTTTACTATTGGAGTAATTGAAGTGACAGTTTTTACATAAACAATTATATGGTCCTCTTCAAGTTCTTGAGGATTATACCATTAGAGAAAAAACTGCTAAAGTTCTTCAGGATTATATATCATTTGAAATACTCCGACCACTTAGATACAGATTATTAGAATCTGAAACAGCAAAAGAAGTGCCATGCTTATACACTTTACTTTACTCCTTGAAAGGATAAAAATCAATCTATTTATGACAGAAAGGATTACAAATAGCACATATTTCAGACAGTATATCCTGTTTCAATATGGGGGCACAACCAGTATATATATGTGGGGCCCTATCTGCTTAATTGAGAGCTACAATGTCTCAACTTTCCTAACAGTTGAGATTTTTATGTGCTTGCACTGAAAAAGTTTCTACTTCATGCGAAACTAGAGGCAGTCAAACGACATGATGATATTCAGGTAAACAGATTAATCAAGTATTTGTTCAATAGTATTTCAAGTAAAACCTTTTACTAaataagcttataatatttattaagaattGATTCATGAACTTTTCtgtaaaatcataatatttacaAATGCCTATACAGTCATTTTGGCTGATAAAATGCAAAAACAAGAGGCTTGTGCTAGTTGCGAAGCTTTATGTACCAGGACCAATAAGTGATCTTCGTAATTTTCTTGAAAAGAATCTTTTCTACAAGAGAAAGGACCAACCAACTGTTCATACCAGGGGAGAAAtcatttaacaaattatttcatCAAGAAAAGAATTAGAGTGACTAAATTCACCTTTTGAAATTGAACAAATTAAATTCCTTTCCCCCCTGGTCTTTGCAAGAACTTCACAACCAACATATGAACAATTGAGATCAGATGGCTTGGATCTAAAACAGTAAAATCTGTTTACTATCCATTGCCCTTGACTATCTTGAACTTCTCTAGCACACATTTTCCTTCTTTGTACTTCTGTGTTTCCTCGTAAGCTTTAACATATTTCCAGCCAAGTTCCTCTCCACAATCAGAGCAATACACATCAGCCACTGTGTGAAGACCAGTGATAAGCTGTCTATCTTCTTTAGGACCCAAAACAATGTTCATTGCGTGAGAGAATAAAAATGCTCTACCATTTGTTGCCTGTTACAGATAACTCTTGAAAATCCTAGGTTATTCAAAGAACATAACAAAAACTCTCACCAGTTTGAAGGAAACTGAAAATGCTAAAAACTCAAGTGAATCGCTTCACTATAGATAAGGCTAATTTCAGGCCGTGTTTGCAAGGTTTTTGACATGATTAATATGGGCATATGAATATTAATCTTTAGCAAACAACTAGGttagaagtttttttttcttaaaagttttattttatgattctTTTAACATCTCAAGGGAATCATCTGGTTAGTAA harbors:
- the LOC108319246 gene encoding protein yippee-like At4g27745 — its product is MAELMGSRAYCCFRCQNLVAFHDDIVSKDFQATNGRAFLFSHAMNIVLGPKEDRQLITGLHTVADVYCSDCGEELGWKYVKAYEETQKYKEGKCVLEKFKIVKGNG